The following is a genomic window from Hemibagrus wyckioides isolate EC202008001 linkage group LG22, SWU_Hwy_1.0, whole genome shotgun sequence.
GCCTCTCAGCAACTCCTGGCCTGTGAAATTCCTCTCTGATGTCTCTTGAGAATCAGAGGCGCTCTTGCCTGCGTGCCTTTTATTGCAGGGAAGTCATGCGctctgattagattagattgctCTTGAGCAAATCTTCCTTGTGTGATTTCTGCTGTGGACACATGCGCCTGTCTAGGTAAATAGGATCACAGCATGACTGTATATAATTGCTGTAAATAGGTTTCTCATATAGACAGCAGATGGGGATCATTTTTTTAGGGGACAGTATGAGCCGATGTGTGGTTCTGGACAAATGAGACCTGTGCTTCAAATACTATATGTTTAAGTCATTTTATTGAAGTGAATCAAATCCAAAGAATTGACATAGACAGGATTTAGCACTTTGACACAAGCCTTCTTTCATGAAATCAGCTTACTAGACTCATTTTGAAAAGAATAAAGGTGAAAATATACATTGATACCATGGAAGTTAAAGAAGAGCATTTGgcacaaattatttattaaatctgtTACTTACATATCCAGGGAATATATATGGCATACTTTACACCAAGATATACCAAAAATGTTCAATGAAAGTTACAAGGTTCTATGTGCTTTGGGTTTAAGTAAGGTTAAGGTCTTTACGACTTATTGCCTTAGAGATATCAGATAAAATGTTATACTTCTTATGCTTTTGTATTACATCCTTTGATTACTAAATTTGTCAGCGTAATTTCAGAGAATAAAAAAGCGTATAATATTTAAATCCATTTAATCcactgtgtatttatgtctgttgtCATTGTTGATACGGAAAATATATCTGTGATAGCAAACCTCTGTTTACTGTCATATTATGTGTAGTCTACTTCCATTTTGTTTGGAAGAAACTATGACTCAAGCAAAGGTTTAAATTCCATGTTGTAGCATTTTGTGGTTTGGGATGATTGTATTATGACTACCTAGGCACAATTTTGTTCCTTGCGTTGGTTTTCCCTGAGCTTGCCTGCACAAGCTTTAAGCTATGTGTCTGTTACACAGTTGCCCTGTCAGTGCTTATCTCAATCTGCTTAACGCTCCGAACTTCCTTTGATGATTTGTCTAGGAACTATCTTAGTTCAAATATTTCTCTCAGTGCTTCCTTTCCAAAGCTATAGTGACTTTGGAGAAATACAAACAGACTCAGAAAACCCCCATAATATCTCTGATCCCATCTGGTCCAAATTTCCGTAGACAATAGTGTTACAAGGCATACCTGGCATGATACCAGTGGGAGTATTGACTGGGGTTTTCAAAAGCTGTGTAGAATTTATCAGAGCATTTTGACCAACCAAGAAGCCACCCGGTGGTGCAAAATTGTATTTAGAGTAGACATTATCTTCCCATTTTAGAGAAAATGAGATATAGAATTAGAGTGTGCCTATAGGATTGATTTTAGCAGGCTTGTGCCTGTTCAGACGGATTCATGCAGTCAGCGTTGCCAGATGCAGCAGCAGTGCTGAGGTCTGACATGCTGATTCGTAGCCTTCAAGCAATCTGTCAGTGCCAAAGGGAGGTCCAAACATGTAACTCCCTGGAAATGTCATTCTGTTTTCATCTGTTCGTAGGTGCCCAGTTTCTGTTCTCCCAATTGGATACGTTGAGAATGGATGAGGATTATGTTCTGCCAGACGTGGATGTCGTCCAGCATGAAAGTCTGCTTGTGAAAAGGGATCTATGAAGATAACACCACAAGTCGTCAGCTGATGCACCTCTCCAAGACTTATCTGTTAGAAACAAAAGATCAGTCTAAAGGAGCTTCATAGGATAGACAACATGTGTCACGTCATTGTAACGTGTCGGTCTATGCTTTGGACCTTGTTGAGCATTGTGGTGGCTTTTGCTGAGCTAGTGGCCATCATGAGTCCTGATTGGTTAGTAGGGGTACACCACCCTTCCCAGTCCAATGCCTCAGCTACTGGATCGCCAGAACCTAAACCACCTACGCTTGGCCTGTACAGTCGCTGCATCCGAGTGTTTCAGCACAAGACGGTTGAGTGTGGACCATATGCTGCAGACTTTACAGAGATTGCAAGTGGATTTTGGCAGGCCTCTATTATATTCCTGGTTGTTGGAATCTTCCTGCTATCCATAGTGGGCTTCCTCGCAGTCTTTAGCATGTGCTTTCAGAGTATCCTGGGGAAAAGCATCTTTAATGTCTGCGGCCTACTTCAAGGCATAGCAGGTAGGAGCATCATATTttacacaattttttattttatcctgaGGAATGATGAGGAAATTCACATAGTGTATGTGTTACAGACATGTTACAGTAGTGTTACATTGGGCTTTACCAACACAGAGCCagatataaacataaatatgaatgtaaatgaataaaagaagaaagaaaacagactgAATGTACTGTCAAAGGagagtagtgtatgtagtgtagtgaaatggggtggtgtgatggCTAGTGGCACAAAGTGGAGTAACTGATGGTACTGTAACTGCTACGAGGCTTACATTAttgacaaattaaaaaaaatgtcttacaCTTACTGTACAGTCTTACACTTTAACTAGTTCagtcctgttatcacttacattatagaaGACAGACAACACCAACCTTTCTTTTTATCTTGCTTgaagtaatattaataatacaataGCACACATATATGAGGACAAAATCCTCTAACCTTAAGACTTTTCTGTAATGTTACACATAAAGGGACTGCTTTACTTGTAATTATTATATCACtgacactgattattttcttttgaaTTGTTAAATAACTAATTTATAAACTATATGAACAACTATAGTcaacaacttctgaccaatGAGATTTAAGAACAGTCTATGGGTATGAAGAGCTATATATCCATATATAGTAGAGAACATAATGTAAACTTTTATGGTTATTTCAGATATATTACACAAGCAAGAGTGCAGTTATACTGAATTATCAGCTTTACCAACCACCCTGGCGGtatctataacatctataacTATATCATGGCAGTATATAAACCAGTATATGAAGTTAGATTCCTGGAAAGTATTGTTTGCCGTGTCCAATGATGTTGTCACTAACAATACTCTAGTGACCGTTTTGAACTAATAGGTGGAAATTTACATGgcgagcagaaatgatggaatAGATTCCAACAATGAACTGTCCCAGTGACGTTATAGGAAATGAAGTCACTCTTGGAACTCTTGATCAATCAAATGAGTGGATCCGAACTCTCGGTTGTATAAATAATGATCTGTTCCAGTGatttaaagtaaacattcaTCTATAATAAGGGTAAAATGGTAAGTCATGTTTAGTCAGGACACAAGTTTGGAATTTGGGACTCCATTGGTTTTactttaatgtgtttgtgtaacgATGGCCT
Proteins encoded in this region:
- the lhfpl2b gene encoding LHFPL tetraspan subfamily member 2b; this translates as MCHVIVTCRSMLWTLLSIVVAFAELVAIMSPDWLVGVHHPSQSNASATGSPEPKPPTLGLYSRCIRVFQHKTVECGPYAADFTEIASGFWQASIIFLVVGIFLLSIVGFLAVFSMCFQSILGKSIFNVCGLLQGIAGLFLMLGLMLYPAGFGCDKVVSYCGPEASPYKPGQCSVGWALYTAIGATVLTFICAMFSAQAEIATSSDRVQDEIDEGRTLVCVL